The region ttgcctcatgcagcacgacacatctcccacgcatagagttgatcaggctgttgattgtggcctgtggaatgttatccCATTCCTCCTCAATGGCTATGCGaaatttctggatattggcggcaaCTGGAATACGCTGTcctacacgtcaatccagagcatcccaaacatgctcaatgggtgacatgtctggtgagcacAGATGTCTGGTGATACAGatatgtacagatccttgcgacatggggccgtgcattatcatgctgaaacatgaagtgatgaATGGCACGGCAATGggactcaggatctcatcacggtatctctgtgcattcaaattgccatcgataaaatacaatttatgTTTATTATCCGTAGCTTGtgcatgcccataccataaccccaccatggggcgctctgttcacaacgcaaaccgcttgcccacacaacgccaaccacgtggtctgcggttgtgaggccgattggacgtAAATTCTCtcaaacgacgttggaggcggcttatggtagagaaatgaacataacattctctggtaacagctctgggggacattcctgcattcagcatgccaattgcacactccctcaaaacttgagacacctctggcattgtgttgtgacaaaacggcacattttagagtggccttttattgtccccagcacaaggtgcacctgtgtaatgatcattctgtttaatcagcatTAACCAgtcaggttgatggattatctAAGCAAAGGAAAAatggttactaacagggatgtaaacaaatttgtgcacaacatctgagagaaataagctttttttgcatatggaacatttctgggatcttttatttaagctcattaaaacatgggaccaacactttacatgttgcatttatatttttgttcactatataAGGCAGGATATCAAGATTTTCTAAATATTTATAGTATTTGTCAAAATGTTCCATCTGATGTTATTGCTATGGGAACTCCCATATTCCCACCTACTATGGAGAAACAGACTTACCACTGACATGGCTCCAGTCAGAAGAGGGGGAGACCCTGAGCAAAGGAAAGGTGTTTTATTGGTAACAAGTGAAACATTTATCCATTGTTTTGCTAAAATGGCCAATTTAGCCATAAATGTGGACTATATATTATAAACATAGACGAAAACATCCACCTTAATTACCATCACATGACTTTTACAGCTCTGCTCTGCCTCCAGTACAATGCACAGGTGTTAAATCAGAACTATGCTGTACGCAGGAGCTAATCTTTGACTTGGGGTCAGGCGTTCATAACACTACGGCTCTTAGGTTAACAACTCAATTTACAACACAAGTTCTCTGTCTTTTACTTACTGCACGGATGAGGTGCCTGAGCCAGGCAGCCCACTGCAAGGCACATCAACAACACGAAGGTCCTCATGCTTCCAAatgtcacacacactcacgccaACAAACAGACGGACTGCTGTAGGAGTGCAAAGTCACTTCCTTATAAACAGTACGACACTGAGGCTCCAAATCCTAGATCACCACATGTTCCAGGTTTTCATTCTCACCAGAGGCTCAGAAATCCTTGTCGTATGAGACTAAAGTATGTTTCCATGGGCCAGGCTAAGATAATGAACTGTAAAGGCTGTTATCTTATCTTGATAAGAGCCATATAATAATGCGTTACATGACAGTACCTGAGCAATATAACTTCAGGATATAGCAGTCTGATCTGAATGAATATATGGATATATGGAGTGTGGTAGGTCTAAAGATGGCATTTTGTATGGATTCTTTAGCTGTCATAGGTACATTTTTATATTGTTTAACTGTACTTGATTGGTACCTCAACCCCTCCCCCCCAATGTAAGTACTGTATTCTGTTTCCTATGTATAGCAGTTCAGAGGAGAGGATTGTGTAAATAACCATTGTTGAAGGAGGAAGCTAGTAAAACATGTAATGGAATAAAACAGGTCACAAGCACTATTAGCAGCATCTGTGACATCACGGTCATGATCCAGGGGGGTGGGCAAGTCACCTGATGCAAAGAACTAGAGCGCCTGAACTTACACCTAGTGAATATTATGCAAGTCATTCCGAGTTGTATCCACTAGGGCACAcaactgtaaatgttttaaaacaaaatttgtatttcttattggacaaatctaagtagtccctccctgtttcagtcagttttcttccatttggtgcctaatggtGCCCTGGTTCACTCAGCGAGATGTGATCAAGCAACATTGAATTAACAAATAATTTGGTGCCTCATTTGGTTGTGGTGAGTGTCAGGTGTTATCCTGGCTAATCTAACCAGACCAATGGATGTTACTTCCTTGTTTGGTCGAACCAGTCGAGCTACAATCCATCCAGTGTTTGGTCTAGAGACAGGTGAACGGATACACAGTAGCAGGTTCATTTCTGTGATCTGATTTAATCAATTCAAAAGCAATTAAAACAGATCAATGTCAATTTAATAAAACTTTGTAGGCTACAACAGAGCGCAGGCCTTAGGTAATAAACGAGAGTGGTATCAAGGGTCACAAAAACACTTACAGTACATCGAAAACACGATACGGTCTGATTTTAACAGAACTGGTTGAGGTTGGTAAATGGGGCAGGCAATTCTCACTTCTAGAAATGAAATCACATGCTACCGAATGTGCTTCACTACACTGCTGTTTTCACCACAGGATCAGCCCATGTCTAATAGGTCAGAATGTGCATTGTGCATTGTAGTAGGGGATCGCAATGCACATATTTTAGGCCAAAACAATATGTTGTTCGAGAGTTGTCAAGGAGccccagcaaacacacacacacacacatctctatctGGAGTAGACATCACTGTTTTCAAGACGTATGTTACTGCAGTTTGCCCAGTGACAGTAGGTCACAGATACTGTTGCATTCTGGTCCATGctggtcctttaggaaataattgACCCCCCTCTCAGCGAAGTTAGTGGCACCTTTAGGGGTCCTGAGAGAGTGGATCTGGGGGTCTGTGAGGTACGTCAGCCCCTTCCCATTGGCGGTCACCCACCctggggaaagaaagagagaaaatagagaaaggaagaagaaaaaaaaacattgtgacatacagaaaatgtaatgtaaaatgctgAATTATAAGATTCAACAAATGAACGTTATAGTCACctgagacatagacagacacatgcacactgcacaagcacacacacacaccttgtaggTCGACAACAACCTCTTGGCATCCAGAGAACTGGTAGGTGAAATGTCCGAAAGCGATTCCATATTCTGATGCCTTGAACCGCTTGTCCACTTTAGTAGTGTTGTTGGTGAGCTTCACAAAGTCCCCCAGCATGTAGGGCTCCACTGTCAcacagtccaccacctcatccCCCTCCAAGATCTGAAACAAAACAAGCAGCTGTCTAAACAGGAGGAAGGTTCACTTCTTCTGAAGATGTGTAAACATTACATTTTACAATATTTTTTGGTAATTTAGTAGacaatcttatccagagcgacttacagtcgatgcattcaactaaggtagataaaacaaccacatatcacagtcatagcaagtaaaaaCAGGCCATCATAAAAAGCAGCTATCAGAAAATAAAAATCCCATCTTTCAATATGACCATGGTGAAGTTATTTCTTTCTTATGATTGGTTTCTTTCTTCTTAGGGTAAAGCACACTCACTGTGTATGAAATGCGCtctatttaatttgatttgatgatgcgTGGCTTTGGCACAACAGGTCCCAATGTTAATTAAAAAAAGTAAATCAAATGATAAAAAAtattaggggtgtgtgtgtgtgtgtgtgggggggggggtgtttggaAAAGTATGGCAATATTTCATTTTGAACTGTGTTATTAAAATGTCAATCACATCATTGCATAATACATTAGGAAGCTAAGCCACGGAGTCCTAGCCTGGGcccagacctgtttgtgctgtatagccaactcctatggAGTTGCTCAAACAGATCTGGGCCCAGGCTATCACAGCACTTACAATCACCAATGAATCAATGATTAGTGGGATGTTCGTTAATGCCTTTACCAGTAGCACTTCTGAAGGGATGAAGAAGATCTGAGCGGTCACTTTCTCCTTGTAGAGTCTCTTGTTAAACTCTGTCACGTAGTACTGGGCCGTCATCTGCCTCTCCACGTCACTCAGATGGAACTGAATGCCCTTAGGTTCTAGGTACTCCTTCCCCACATAACTGAAGGGGGAAATGAAAACGCGAAGAACATGTTCACGTTAGGCCCAATCCTAACTTGAGACAGGCACACGTTTAGTTTTGCAAAACATAAATCATGCATCGATGTTGATGGGAGATTGTGCGAAAATGTGAATATCTCCGAAGTTAGGATTCAGATGTTTCTGTGTTTCAAAGCGGAATTCAATTAAATCTTGATTTATCCCTACTGACCTACTCAGCCTCTCCTCTTGGTGTAGAAACTGTACCCATAATGCTATTCTCTGCTGGCCTTGCTTCCCTATTGGCTCTCCGATGTACACATAGGTCTCTCTGGACGTCCACAGTCCAGAGGCCCTGGAGTACTTCAGAAGGAGAGCACCTGGAGAAAAGAACACGTTTTTTTTTTAGAGGTTATTACTACGCAAAATACAATTTTACCATGTAATATAAATAACTTGTCATTTCTGTTTTGTAAACTTCAGTGCAACCGGTGTCAAGTTCACTATGAACCACTGTGTATGCTGGAAATAGTGTATATGTTCAGAACTGAGTCATTTCCATCAAAGTTTAAGGATAGTCGAGTACAAGTTCAAGAAATTGTGCATCTTATGTAACATAATCTTAATGTTAAATAACCTCTATCTGAAGTGGCCGTTGGTGCATTAAACCTTTTGAAAGCATTGaactgtatgtaaacattacaTTTGTATATTTCATCTTATTAGTACTTAATCATTATTTCAAGTTGCCTTTTACCTTGAAAAACACAAAACCACCATGACTTTACATTTTCTATAACACTACGAGGCAATAGGAACTCACTGTAGGCGCTTTTCTGTTTCCCAAGCTTGAATTTCATGTCACTCTGCAGTCTCTTTAACATACAGCCATGACACATCCCAGCCAGGAGGGCGATGTAGTCCTCCTCTGTCAAAACGTACTGGTTCTCAGGCACTAGACCGCCCATGATGCCGTGCTTTAGACAGGCGTAGCATGAGGAGTTTGGGTGAGAGGGAATCTGCTTCTCTCCAGCACAGGGTTCAGTGTTGTTGACTATGTGTCCTATCTCTTTCTCCACCATCTCATAGGAGCTGTCTATCTCTGTAGAGAGACACTGCTCCGGGATGAGGCTCTCAGATCCTAGTTGTGGAGGTCTTCTGTGATAGGCTGCAGCACTGTTAGGCCCAAAGGGGTGAGGGGATCCAGTGTCTTCCTCCGTTTCTGCTTCTTGATCCACATTGAAGTTTGGAACTATCTGCGAGGCGGCGGGACCTCGGTGTTCATTTACAGCTGCTGGGGCTGCAGAACGCATTTGTGGTACTGCAGCTGCCTCACGGGATGTGTCAGATAGGGATAGTTTCTGCCATGATGACTGGGAGCCGAGGCTGTCGCTAAAGGAGGAAGTCctcgacttgtcttggtaccctgGATGCATCACTACTCCGTCTCTTTTAGGTCTCACCGACACTGACGCACCACACCCGTGACACTCCTCCTCGGTCTCCACAGTCTCTATTAGACTCTGTTCGTCAATAATTTCAAACTGCTCAACATCACTTCCTGTGTGGGTGGATGATGAGGAAGTGACCCGGGTGGAAGAGTTGGATCCTGCCTGAGCACTGAGACTTGCTCTGATATCTCTTTTCCTGGTCTTGCTTTTAGATTCTGGCCCATTTTCCAACCAATCTTCACTAACCTCGGTGAGACAGTTTGGATCGCACAGATACTCCATGTTTACCTTATCCGGAACACTGCCATCTTTGTAGCCACTACAGCTGAGGGGAGGCCCAGGGCTGTTCAAAGACACTTTTTCAAATGAGGAGCCAAAGCTGCTACTGAGTGATTTGAGAGACATTTTATTATAGCTATGGCTTGGTAGCTCAGCAGTGCTACCCAGAGTTGTACAGAGCTCCTGTTCCTGAGGTAACCTAGGAGCTAAACAAGAGGCATTGGGTGCTTTGTCTCTGTGTAACTCTTCTTTATGTGTGGCTTTTTGGGGCTTGTGGTTCTCAGTGGCACACTCTGTGTTAGGGGCCGTTGCCGTGGTCCCCAGTGCTGTTATACAGAGTCCAGCC is a window of Salmo salar chromosome ssa18, Ssal_v3.1, whole genome shotgun sequence DNA encoding:
- the alpk1 gene encoding alpha-protein kinase 1 isoform X2; amino-acid sequence: MDSQEVGAMLEECHRAVSAAGLVVVEPTEEAKLNFQRYRESLSVELSMLLQEAVAMRWPFVPEKWQYKQSVTSQDKVNLKDFISLHLPQLLALLKASILAREPQWAASVVFLMDRFLYWTDESSRLLKITKLLHRHYPGTPIAPQLVIRQARVYLNDGKLQKAEYILSSLINTSGATGCWIYQSDSDRTLIQAVSVQVRGQVLQKLGLWLEAAELIWTSLVGYYALPQPDKKGIGTSLGILANILVSMNDGDFHAFKTNPGIDLCFLENDGHRLLLAAEAAKMAVVYSQYASLYVLTNVVTQGTCLLSYSFSVECPPSDKHSFLLRAKEAFEIGLLTKTGGDMVTSKQELHTFLKAAYSLTVSHKWLGTPQKTVDQARLVCREALEKFYAYCHADSQQRDALCTGVMSLISQVKILLRVNPFLNSDKGSFIPDSYRDVVEERAVRFTLDGFSKVMGRFRQYHTSVCEASEASCRRKHEGHQAGLCITALGTTATAPNTECATENHKPQKATHKEELHRDKAPNASCLAPRLPQEQELCTTLGSTAELPSHSYNKMSLKSLSSSFGSSFEKVSLNSPGPPLSCSGYKDGSVPDKVNMEYLCDPNCLTEVSEDWLENGPESKSKTRKRDIRASLSAQAGSNSSTRVTSSSSTHTGSDVEQFEIIDEQSLIETVETEEECHGCGASVSVRPKRDGVVMHPGYQDKSRTSSFSDSLGSQSSWQKLSLSDTSREAAAVPQMRSAAPAAVNEHRGPAASQIVPNFNVDQEAETEEDTGSPHPFGPNSAAAYHRRPPQLGSESLIPEQCLSTEIDSSYEMVEKEIGHIVNNTEPCAGEKQIPSHPNSSCYACLKHGIMGGLVPENQYVLTEEDYIALLAGMCHGCMLKRLQSDMKFKLGKQKSAYSALLLKYSRASGLWTSRETYVYIGEPIGKQGQQRIALWVQFLHQEERLSSYVGKEYLEPKGIQFHLSDVERQMTAQYYVTEFNKRLYKEKVTAQIFFIPSEVLLILEGDEVVDCVTVEPYMLGDFVKLTNNTTKVDKRFKASEYGIAFGHFTYQFSGCQEVVVDLQGWVTANGKGLTYLTDPQIHSLRTPKGATNFAERGVNYFLKDQHGPECNSICDLLSLGKLQ
- the alpk1 gene encoding alpha-protein kinase 1 isoform X3, whose translation is MLLQEAVAMRWPFVPEKWQYKQSVTSQDKVNLKDFISLHLPQLLALLKASILAREPQWAASVVFLMDRFLYWTDESSRLLKITKLLHRHYPGTPIAPQLVIRQARVYLNDGKLQKAEYILSSLINTSGATGCWIYQSDSDRTLIQAVSVQVRGQVLQKLGLWLEAAELIWTSLVGYYALPQPDKKGIGTSLGILANILVSMNDGDFHAFKTNPGIDLCFLENDGHRLLLAAEAAKMAVVYSQYASLYVLTNVVTQGTCLLSYSFSVECPPSDKHSFLLRAKEAFEIGLLTKTGGDMVTSKQELHTFLKAAYSLTVSHKWLGTPQKTVDQARLVCREALEKFYAYCHADSQQRDALCTGVMSLISQVKILLRVNPFLNSDKGSFIPDSYRDVVEERAVRFTLDGFSKVMGRFRQYHTSVCEASEASCRRKHEGHQAGLCITALGTTATAPNTECATENHKPQKATHKEELHRDKAPNASCLAPRLPQEQELCTTLGSTAELPSHSYNKMSLKSLSSSFGSSFEKVSLNSPGPPLSCSGYKDGSVPDKVNMEYLCDPNCLTEVSEDWLENGPESKSKTRKRDIRASLSAQAGSNSSTRVTSSSSTHTGSDVEQFEIIDEQSLIETVETEEECHGCGASVSVRPKRDGVVMHPGYQDKSRTSSFSDSLGSQSSWQKLSLSDTSREAAAVPQMRSAAPAAVNEHRGPAASQIVPNFNVDQEAETEEDTGSPHPFGPNSAAAYHRRPPQLGSESLIPEQCLSTEIDSSYEMVEKEIGHIVNNTEPCAGEKQIPSHPNSSCYACLKHGIMGGLVPENQYVLTEEDYIALLAGMCHGCMLKRLQSDMKFKLGKQKSAYSALLLKYSRASGLWTSRETYVYIGEPIGKQGQQRIALWVQFLHQEERLSSYVGKEYLEPKGIQFHLSDVERQMTAQYYVTEFNKRLYKEKVTAQIFFIPSEVLLILEGDEVVDCVTVEPYMLGDFVKLTNNTTKVDKRFKASEYGIAFGHFTYQFSGCQEVVVDLQGWVTANGKGLTYLTDPQIHSLRTPKGATNFAERGVNYFLKDQHGPECNSICDLLSLGKLQ
- the alpk1 gene encoding alpha-protein kinase 1 isoform X1 yields the protein MMTGTEERLLKGTMDSQEVGAMLEECHRAVSAAGLVVVEPTEEAKLNFQRYRESLSVELSMLLQEAVAMRWPFVPEKWQYKQSVTSQDKVNLKDFISLHLPQLLALLKASILAREPQWAASVVFLMDRFLYWTDESSRLLKITKLLHRHYPGTPIAPQLVIRQARVYLNDGKLQKAEYILSSLINTSGATGCWIYQSDSDRTLIQAVSVQVRGQVLQKLGLWLEAAELIWTSLVGYYALPQPDKKGIGTSLGILANILVSMNDGDFHAFKTNPGIDLCFLENDGHRLLLAAEAAKMAVVYSQYASLYVLTNVVTQGTCLLSYSFSVECPPSDKHSFLLRAKEAFEIGLLTKTGGDMVTSKQELHTFLKAAYSLTVSHKWLGTPQKTVDQARLVCREALEKFYAYCHADSQQRDALCTGVMSLISQVKILLRVNPFLNSDKGSFIPDSYRDVVEERAVRFTLDGFSKVMGRFRQYHTSVCEASEASCRRKHEGHQAGLCITALGTTATAPNTECATENHKPQKATHKEELHRDKAPNASCLAPRLPQEQELCTTLGSTAELPSHSYNKMSLKSLSSSFGSSFEKVSLNSPGPPLSCSGYKDGSVPDKVNMEYLCDPNCLTEVSEDWLENGPESKSKTRKRDIRASLSAQAGSNSSTRVTSSSSTHTGSDVEQFEIIDEQSLIETVETEEECHGCGASVSVRPKRDGVVMHPGYQDKSRTSSFSDSLGSQSSWQKLSLSDTSREAAAVPQMRSAAPAAVNEHRGPAASQIVPNFNVDQEAETEEDTGSPHPFGPNSAAAYHRRPPQLGSESLIPEQCLSTEIDSSYEMVEKEIGHIVNNTEPCAGEKQIPSHPNSSCYACLKHGIMGGLVPENQYVLTEEDYIALLAGMCHGCMLKRLQSDMKFKLGKQKSAYSALLLKYSRASGLWTSRETYVYIGEPIGKQGQQRIALWVQFLHQEERLSSYVGKEYLEPKGIQFHLSDVERQMTAQYYVTEFNKRLYKEKVTAQIFFIPSEVLLILEGDEVVDCVTVEPYMLGDFVKLTNNTTKVDKRFKASEYGIAFGHFTYQFSGCQEVVVDLQGWVTANGKGLTYLTDPQIHSLRTPKGATNFAERGVNYFLKDQHGPECNSICDLLSLGKLQ